The following proteins are co-located in the Panthera uncia isolate 11264 chromosome F1, Puncia_PCG_1.0, whole genome shotgun sequence genome:
- the LRRC52 gene encoding leucine-rich repeat-containing protein 52, which produces MSLASGPGPGWLLFSFGMGLVSGSKCPNNCQCQAQEVICTGIRLTEYPPDIPLNTRRLYLNDNGITFLPAMTLGLLSDLVYLDCRNNLIREVMDYTFIGVFRLIYLDLSSNNLTLISPYSFSVLSNLVQLNISNNPHLLSLNKYTFANTSSLRYLDLRNTGLQTLDHAAFHSLITLQTLYLSGNPWRCNCSFLDFTIYLIVSHLNHPDDQNATCTEPTELAGWPITQVGNPLRYMCITHLDRQDYLFLLLIGFCIFSAGTVAAWLTGMCAVLYQNARRKSSEDETEDEHGQRGNVSGRIFRSRVDSAQDGFPQLI; this is translated from the exons ATGTCCCTTGCTTCAGGCCCTGGGCCTGGGTGGTTACTCTTTTCCTTTGGAATGGGACTGGTATCGGGGTCAAAGTGTCCAAATAACTGTCAGTGTCAAGCCCAAGAAGTGATCTGCACAGGGATCCGGTTAACCGAATACCCCCCAGACATACCCCTGAACACCAGGAGGCTGTACCTGAATGATAACGGCATCACTTTTTTGCCAGCGATGACTCTGGGACTCCTCAGTGACCTTGTTTACTTGGACTGTCGGAATAACCTGATTCGCGAGGTGATGGATTATACCTTCATCGGGGTCTTCAGACTCATCTACCTTGATCTCAGCTCCAACAACCTAACCTTGATCTCCCCATACAGTTTCTCCGTGCTCAGCAACCTGGTGCAGCTGAACATTTCCAACAACCCTCACCTGTTATCTCTCAACAAGTACACCTTTGCCAACACCAGCTCTCTGAGGTACCTGGACCTCAGAAATACCGGCTTGCAGACCTTGGACCATGCTGCCTTCCATAGCCTCATAACACTACAGACCCTGTATCTGAGCGGAAACCCATGGAGGTGCAACTGTTCTTTCCTGGACTTCACCATCTACTTAATAGTGTCCCATCTGAACCATCCAG ATGATCAAAATGCCACGTGCACGGAGCCCACGGAGCTGGCGGGGTGGCCCATCACGCAGGTGGGGAACCCGCTCCGCTACATGTGCATCACGCACCTGGACCGCCAGGACTACCTCTTCCTGCTGCTCATCGGCTTCTGCATCTTCTCGGCGGGCACGGTGGCCGCCTGGCTCACAGGCATGTGTGCCGTGCTCTACCAGAACGCCCGGCGCAAGTCGAGCGAAGACGAGACCGAGGACGAACACGGCCAGCGGGGGAACGTCAGCGGGCGGATCTTCAGAAGCAGGGTCGACTCGGCCCAGGACGGGTTCCCTCAGCTGATTTAG